The Candidatus Zixiibacteriota bacterium genome includes a region encoding these proteins:
- a CDS encoding prepilin-type N-terminal cleavage/methylation domain-containing protein, with amino-acid sequence MNTTFRVRSVQGITLIELMTTVVIIGLVAGMAAPKFERAYKRIQFRSTTRDITSTMKLARSMAVASKDQYGIFFDPAQRTVTLFRDQVNLSNFAFESGDSTIRVDTLPTEFVYMSTDVGNNVIAFRANGSAGFTGGGNIYTMALSDDIVGIQTLNVLASTGRVHSDQWYY; translated from the coding sequence ATGAACACAACGTTTCGTGTACGATCAGTCCAGGGTATCACGTTGATCGAGTTGATGACGACGGTGGTCATTATCGGTCTGGTGGCCGGGATGGCGGCGCCGAAGTTTGAACGCGCCTACAAGCGGATTCAGTTCCGCTCGACTACCCGGGATATTACCTCGACTATGAAGCTGGCCAGGTCCATGGCAGTCGCCAGCAAAGACCAGTACGGCATCTTCTTCGATCCGGCCCAGCGCACGGTTACCCTGTTTCGCGACCAGGTCAATCTGTCGAATTTTGCGTTCGAGTCGGGTGACTCAACCATCCGTGTCGATACGCTGCCGACGGAATTCGTGTACATGTCGACCGATGTCGGGAATAACGTGATCGCGTTCAGAGCCAATGGCTCAGCCGGATTCACGGGCGGCGGAAATATTTATACGATGGCTCTCAGCGATGATATTGTCGGCATCCAGACACTGAACGTCCTTGCCTCCACCGGGCGTGTTCACAGCGACCAGTGGTACTACTAA
- a CDS encoding aminopeptidase: MDPRVTKLAKVLLHYSIKLKKGQLFKIQGEPVALPLIKAVYEEAVKIGANPYVMLKIPDNEEMFFKHASDEQLAYISPLTRLEIDKIDALLSIWGTENTRYLTGTNPKRQAYQRKFQRPIVEKLFTRIGNKSLSWVGTQFPSLADAQDADMSLADYEDFVYSAGHIDAADPVKHWQKVEKEQARLVKILNTVDRLHVRSNDTDLKLRVKGRKWINCAGTQNFPDGEIFTGPIEDSAEGHIRYTFPAVYMWREVEDVRLDFRKGRVVKATAAKNQEYLNAMLDMDRGARFVGEFAIGTNYEIKRFSRNTLFDEKIGGTCHLAVGASIPESGGKNKSSLHWDMVCDLKQGGEIVADGKVIYRNGKFVI, encoded by the coding sequence ATGGATCCTCGTGTGACGAAACTGGCCAAGGTCCTTCTGCATTACTCGATCAAATTGAAGAAGGGGCAACTGTTCAAGATACAAGGAGAGCCGGTGGCGCTGCCACTTATCAAGGCGGTGTACGAGGAGGCGGTCAAGATCGGAGCCAATCCGTATGTCATGCTCAAGATTCCCGACAACGAAGAGATGTTTTTCAAGCACGCGTCCGACGAGCAACTGGCCTACATTTCACCGCTGACCCGTCTGGAGATCGACAAGATCGACGCGCTGCTTTCGATCTGGGGTACAGAGAACACCCGATATCTGACCGGCACTAATCCCAAACGGCAGGCGTATCAGCGCAAATTCCAGAGGCCAATAGTCGAGAAGCTGTTCACGCGTATCGGCAACAAGTCCCTATCATGGGTCGGCACGCAGTTTCCGTCGTTGGCCGATGCCCAGGATGCGGACATGTCGCTGGCGGACTACGAGGATTTCGTCTATTCGGCAGGACACATCGACGCCGCCGATCCGGTTAAGCACTGGCAGAAAGTGGAAAAGGAGCAGGCACGTCTGGTGAAGATCCTCAACACGGTCGACCGCCTGCATGTCCGCTCGAACGACACCGATCTCAAACTTAGGGTGAAAGGTCGGAAGTGGATCAACTGCGCCGGGACGCAGAATTTCCCGGATGGAGAGATTTTCACCGGTCCGATCGAAGACTCCGCTGAGGGACATATTCGGTACACGTTTCCCGCCGTGTACATGTGGCGCGAAGTTGAGGATGTCCGCCTGGATTTTAGGAAAGGCAGGGTAGTGAAAGCAACCGCCGCTAAGAATCAGGAATATCTGAACGCCATGCTCGACATGGACAGGGGGGCTCGGTTCGTAGGGGAGTTCGCCATCGGGACCAACTATGAGATCAAGCGGTTCAGTCGCAACACGCTTTTCGACGAGAAGATCGGCGGCACGTGTCACCTGGCGGTCGGGGCTTCGATCCCCGAATCGGGCGGCAAGAACAAAAGTTCGCTGCATTGGGATATGGTTTGTGACCTCAAGCAGGGGGGAGAGATCGTGGCCGACGGGAAAGTGATCTATAGGAACGGCAAGTTCGTCATCTAA
- a CDS encoding methylated-DNA--[protein]-cysteine S-methyltransferase has translation MKVVYVHSFRTRFGTIHTASTDDGLALVTLPGDSEGRFHTIVRKHFPDSIVEPGGPESEQVERQLLAYSEGKLKKFTLKLDLIGSSFQKRVLTEVARIPYGQTRTYREIAAAVGNPKASRAVGGANAHNPIPLVVPCHRVVAANGLGGYGGGLTMKKKLLALEGALQAGE, from the coding sequence ATGAAGGTTGTTTACGTACATTCGTTCCGGACCCGTTTCGGGACCATCCATACTGCCTCGACGGACGACGGCCTGGCGCTCGTTACGCTGCCGGGTGATTCTGAGGGGCGCTTTCATACGATCGTAAGGAAGCACTTCCCTGACAGCATTGTCGAGCCGGGAGGGCCCGAAAGCGAACAAGTTGAGCGTCAGTTGCTTGCTTATTCTGAAGGGAAACTCAAGAAGTTCACCCTCAAGCTGGATTTGATTGGCTCTTCGTTTCAAAAACGGGTGCTGACGGAAGTGGCGCGGATACCGTACGGACAGACCCGCACCTACCGCGAGATCGCGGCAGCCGTGGGGAATCCGAAAGCTTCACGTGCGGTCGGTGGGGCCAACGCGCACAACCCGATCCCATTGGTCGTACCGTGCCATCGGGTCGTGGCTGCGAACGGTTTGGGCGGATACGGTGGAGGGCTGACGATGAAAAAGAAACTACTGGCATTGGAAGGCGCGCTGCAGGCTGGCGAGTGA
- a CDS encoding S8 family serine peptidase, whose amino-acid sequence MSSRVVTFSASLTSVCIVTAIFIIDSVSISAATAQLSPEPVVIAKSTEVVSARTRQILEHRNPSSATVWIFFTDKGVTDRPGYTQKAAAVHLTERARARRAKVGHENVLFVDLPVESTYLRGIESLGGKLRRESRWLNAASFDLPMDRLNDVASLPYVAQIKPVARFVREPEPVIESELPSAPTAPMQPDALNYGSSLGQLTQMNVPQVHDQGYNGQGVTLAVFDTGFRKSHEAFAQAYLEGRVLAEYDFVFNDGNTANEPGDVSSAWSHGTSTWSLAGGMKDGTMYGGAYKANFILCKTEDVRMESHMEEDNWVAALEWVDSIGADVVTSSLGYGVFDDSTYSYTYADMDGNTAIITLAANTADGLGIIVCNSMGNSGPGAGTLTAPADAFNILAVGAVSSTGTIASFSSRGPTFDGRTKPEICAQGINTYAASSSGDVAYSSSFSGTSAACPLAAGAVCLMVQAHPDFTPQMIRDAVMQTASRASIPDNNYGWGIVNIEAALGWPIAISADITQGNAPMTVNFTGSSALAASSWLWHFGDGDSSALQNPSHNYTVPGLYDVSLSVMTTYGLITNLKTAYIVALGDTLNFGLDSAFAGQQVVNSVYLANSQPLSRIVIPFKLASTPLNITFDSVSLGSRTSYFEALNYLNFDPTNKRYTIELKADNGGGAPDLTTGNGEVLKIYCTTNQFAFGGLANVVDTTDVFTNKLNLYSPALTYKPVVNTGVIATKNILRGDCNYDFLLDISDLQFIVDRLFFGGPPAVTIQSGDWTHDFLQDISDLQMAVDFLFFGGPPPTNP is encoded by the coding sequence ATGAGCAGTCGCGTTGTCACGTTTTCAGCCTCCCTCACTTCCGTCTGCATTGTAACCGCCATTTTTATCATTGATTCGGTTTCCATTTCCGCTGCGACCGCGCAGCTATCACCGGAGCCGGTCGTCATCGCGAAATCGACCGAAGTCGTCAGCGCGAGAACCCGCCAGATCCTTGAACATCGGAATCCCTCGTCCGCCACGGTCTGGATTTTCTTCACTGACAAGGGAGTCACCGATCGACCGGGCTATACACAAAAAGCGGCGGCTGTACATCTCACCGAGCGGGCTCGAGCACGACGGGCCAAGGTGGGACACGAGAACGTGTTGTTTGTCGACCTCCCTGTGGAATCAACTTATCTCCGTGGCATTGAATCTTTGGGCGGCAAACTTCGGCGCGAATCGCGGTGGTTGAACGCGGCCAGCTTTGACCTTCCCATGGATCGACTTAATGATGTCGCTTCCTTGCCGTACGTGGCGCAGATCAAACCGGTTGCCAGATTTGTACGGGAGCCTGAGCCGGTTATCGAAAGCGAGCTTCCGTCGGCACCGACAGCTCCGATGCAGCCGGATGCTCTCAACTACGGATCATCGTTAGGTCAATTGACCCAGATGAACGTGCCGCAGGTTCACGACCAGGGATACAACGGTCAGGGCGTGACACTTGCCGTTTTCGACACCGGTTTCCGCAAGTCGCACGAAGCGTTCGCACAGGCGTATCTGGAGGGTCGGGTGCTCGCCGAATATGATTTCGTTTTCAACGACGGCAACACGGCGAATGAGCCTGGCGATGTCTCGTCCGCCTGGAGTCACGGCACCTCGACCTGGTCACTGGCCGGAGGGATGAAAGACGGTACGATGTACGGTGGGGCGTACAAGGCGAATTTCATTCTCTGCAAGACCGAAGATGTCCGCATGGAATCGCACATGGAAGAGGACAACTGGGTTGCCGCGCTGGAATGGGTCGATTCCATCGGCGCCGATGTGGTCACGTCGTCGCTCGGTTACGGCGTGTTCGATGACAGCACCTACTCATATACTTATGCGGACATGGACGGCAACACGGCTATTATCACGCTGGCGGCAAACACCGCCGACGGTCTCGGCATCATCGTCTGCAATTCCATGGGGAACTCCGGACCGGGCGCAGGCACTCTGACAGCGCCTGCGGATGCCTTCAATATCCTGGCCGTGGGCGCAGTCTCCTCGACCGGCACTATCGCCAGTTTTTCATCGCGCGGGCCGACCTTCGATGGCCGCACCAAGCCGGAGATCTGCGCTCAAGGTATCAACACGTACGCTGCTTCGTCGTCGGGCGACGTTGCCTACAGTTCCAGCTTCAGCGGAACCTCGGCCGCCTGTCCGCTGGCGGCAGGGGCGGTATGCCTGATGGTACAGGCGCATCCCGATTTCACACCGCAGATGATCCGCGATGCCGTCATGCAGACCGCATCGCGCGCATCCATTCCGGACAACAACTACGGCTGGGGCATCGTGAATATCGAAGCGGCGCTGGGCTGGCCGATCGCGATCTCCGCGGACATCACGCAAGGCAACGCACCCATGACCGTGAATTTCACCGGCAGCAGTGCCCTGGCCGCCAGTTCATGGCTCTGGCATTTTGGCGATGGTGACAGTTCAGCTCTTCAGAACCCATCGCACAATTATACGGTGCCCGGCCTGTATGATGTCTCGCTGAGCGTGATGACCACCTACGGCCTGATCACGAATCTGAAGACCGCCTATATTGTTGCTCTCGGCGACACGCTGAACTTCGGTCTCGATTCCGCGTTTGCGGGTCAGCAGGTGGTCAACTCGGTGTATCTCGCCAATTCGCAGCCGTTGAGCCGCATCGTCATCCCGTTCAAACTCGCTTCGACTCCCCTCAATATCACCTTCGATTCCGTGTCGCTCGGCAGTAGGACCTCGTATTTCGAGGCGCTCAATTATCTCAATTTCGATCCGACCAACAAGCGGTACACGATCGAGCTAAAAGCCGACAACGGCGGCGGCGCTCCGGACCTCACGACCGGCAACGGCGAAGTGTTGAAAATCTACTGCACGACCAACCAGTTCGCCTTCGGTGGTCTGGCCAATGTCGTGGATACGACGGATGTCTTCACCAATAAGCTCAATCTCTATTCACCCGCGCTGACCTACAAGCCGGTGGTTAATACTGGCGTGATCGCTACCAAGAACATTCTTCGGGGAGACTGCAACTACGACTTTCTGCTGGACATTTCGGATCTGCAGTTTATAGTCGACCGCCTCTTCTTCGGCGGACCACCCGCCGTGACGATCCAATCGGGCGACTGGACACACGATTTTCTGCAGGATATCAGTGATCTGCAGATGGCGGTCGATTTTCTCTTCTTCGGTGGGCCGCCGCCGACCAATCCATGA
- the pilO gene encoding type 4a pilus biogenesis protein PilO, producing MDFKDSKTQKIAIAVLAFFIVVYFWYSRVYTRYDNQIVQKSQEFETITTNLKNVEMKAKSLDALQTEYAALVERYHDIEALLPEVKQIPSMLVQLHTASSLSGTKITKIQPKPVASEEFYNIASFEIEMTGTYHDFGNFVSYVANFPFIANLSEMDIKATNVAISAAPANQETMTGRFEVGKKKPTMTATFVLSTYYVQEGERLKELVL from the coding sequence ATGGACTTCAAGGATTCCAAGACACAGAAGATTGCGATCGCCGTCCTGGCGTTTTTCATCGTCGTGTATTTCTGGTATTCACGGGTGTACACCCGCTACGACAACCAGATCGTCCAAAAGAGCCAGGAATTCGAGACGATCACCACCAATCTCAAAAACGTCGAGATGAAAGCCAAGTCGCTGGATGCGCTGCAGACAGAGTACGCGGCGCTGGTGGAACGGTACCACGACATCGAAGCGCTGCTTCCGGAAGTGAAGCAGATTCCGTCGATGCTGGTCCAGCTCCACACGGCGTCCTCGCTGTCCGGCACCAAGATTACGAAGATCCAGCCCAAGCCGGTGGCGTCGGAGGAGTTTTACAATATCGCGTCATTCGAGATCGAGATGACCGGGACGTACCACGACTTCGGCAATTTTGTCAGTTATGTCGCCAATTTCCCGTTTATTGCCAACCTTTCCGAAATGGATATCAAGGCGACCAATGTTGCCATCTCAGCCGCTCCGGCAAATCAGGAGACCATGACCGGGCGATTCGAAGTTGGCAAAAAGAAGCCGACCATGACGGCCACGTTCGTCCTCTCCACCTATTATGTACAGGAAGGGGAGCGGCTCAAGGAACTGGTCTTATAG
- a CDS encoding PilN domain-containing protein has product MIEINLLPKDYLKGSRSFALGKGGLYGVAGAVAVVVMLITVTFYQIRQLSSLQSNIERASERAAMLQRDIKVVDALTDVKTKINRRMEAVERLDRHRTVWVRILEDVAADVPDFVWLAGFKEKRSEPPKSAEKKAGQDKGAASPQQAAAVPDSMPAFRPVEIEGYAYTLNALAAFMISMMRSDFFDGVELVKSEETKFQSQNDERAYNFVVAANVHYLSDKDLTNLVANADEESEFNEADFDEADEPVTSDAPATVAAPDGKRN; this is encoded by the coding sequence ATGATAGAGATAAACCTACTTCCCAAGGATTACCTCAAGGGGTCCCGCAGCTTTGCGCTCGGCAAAGGCGGGCTGTATGGCGTCGCCGGAGCGGTGGCGGTGGTGGTGATGTTGATCACCGTCACGTTCTACCAGATCCGCCAGTTGAGCTCGCTCCAATCCAATATCGAACGGGCATCCGAACGAGCGGCCATGCTTCAGCGCGATATAAAGGTGGTCGACGCCCTCACCGACGTGAAGACGAAGATCAACCGCCGGATGGAAGCGGTGGAGCGACTCGATCGTCACCGCACTGTCTGGGTCCGTATTCTCGAAGACGTGGCGGCCGATGTTCCGGATTTCGTCTGGCTGGCCGGGTTCAAAGAGAAGAGGTCCGAGCCTCCGAAGAGTGCGGAGAAGAAAGCCGGACAGGACAAGGGCGCGGCGAGTCCACAGCAGGCCGCAGCCGTGCCGGATTCCATGCCGGCGTTCCGACCGGTCGAGATCGAAGGATATGCATACACTCTCAACGCGCTGGCAGCGTTCATGATCAGCATGATGCGGTCGGATTTCTTCGACGGTGTCGAGTTGGTCAAGTCTGAGGAGACCAAATTCCAGAGCCAGAACGACGAGCGCGCATACAATTTTGTGGTAGCGGCGAACGTTCATTACCTCTCCGACAAGGATCTCACCAACCTGGTGGCGAACGCGGACGAGGAGTCGGAGTTCAATGAGGCGGATTTTGACGAGGCCGATGAGCCGGTGACCAGTGATGCGCCGGCAACCGTCGCCGCCCCTGACGGCAAACGCAATTAG
- a CDS encoding AMP-dependent synthetase/ligase has translation MYIPDMSEASRTQVFASPNLVEAFAERVPQWPNQVAILGDGGNGRSFTYAELLQAVSRLSAGLRDPAFAAVESVAILSENRPEWPLAYLAVLAAGKTVVPIDSYLKPLEILYVLNHSGAKLAFVSGRFEEELSQLAPSVLIYSLESDSRQTWRSLFRDESNGDSGKTERPAVVIYTSGTTGNPRGVLLSHRNLLSNLEGIQAALSFGQSDRFLSVLPLHHAFEATCGFLTPLMAGATIVYARSFRSKEILQDIATNRITLMCGVPLLYDKMYHAMRRGINAAPRHRRWLFRFLYVVSSVGWKAGFRWGKPLFAKVRQKAGLGTIRMLVSGGAAIPPEIARFFNLLGIDFIQGYGMTECSPVISVNRPSDITFASVGPPLPNVEVKIDQPDDTGVGEIMVRGGCVTSGYRANPAKTAELLRDGWLHTGDIGCIRDRHLYITGRSKNVIVSAAGKNIYPEEIEEKLLESPYILETVVFGRKKEGRQGEEVRAIIVPDLEQFRAEYDLVTADSDPDLLKRVIGEAVETVNGQMAEFKRISSYIVQVQELEKTSTKKVKRYVYNRSDADGSPAGGGVV, from the coding sequence GTGTACATTCCAGACATGTCGGAGGCAAGCAGGACTCAGGTTTTCGCTTCGCCCAATCTGGTTGAGGCCTTCGCGGAGCGAGTACCCCAGTGGCCGAATCAAGTGGCTATTCTGGGAGATGGCGGTAACGGGCGGAGTTTCACCTATGCCGAGCTGTTGCAGGCGGTGAGCAGGCTTTCGGCCGGACTCCGGGACCCTGCCTTCGCAGCAGTCGAATCGGTGGCTATCCTATCGGAAAACCGACCTGAATGGCCGCTGGCGTATCTGGCGGTCTTGGCGGCGGGGAAGACAGTGGTGCCGATCGACTCGTATCTCAAACCACTTGAGATTCTCTATGTCTTGAACCACTCAGGAGCGAAATTGGCGTTTGTATCCGGCAGGTTTGAGGAGGAATTGTCACAATTGGCGCCATCGGTGCTGATCTACTCGCTCGAAAGCGACTCACGACAAACCTGGCGTTCGCTTTTCCGTGACGAATCCAATGGCGATTCCGGCAAGACCGAGCGGCCGGCGGTTGTGATCTATACCTCGGGCACAACCGGGAACCCGCGAGGCGTTCTGTTGAGCCATCGGAATCTGTTGTCTAATCTCGAGGGGATTCAGGCGGCGCTGTCGTTTGGGCAGTCAGACCGGTTTCTGTCTGTCCTCCCCCTGCACCACGCGTTTGAGGCTACCTGCGGCTTCCTCACTCCCTTGATGGCCGGTGCGACTATTGTCTACGCCCGTTCGTTTCGATCAAAGGAGATTCTTCAAGACATCGCGACCAACCGTATTACCCTAATGTGCGGGGTGCCGCTGTTATACGACAAGATGTACCACGCCATGCGGCGCGGGATCAACGCAGCGCCTCGGCATCGACGGTGGCTGTTTCGCTTTCTGTATGTGGTATCCAGCGTCGGCTGGAAAGCTGGTTTTCGGTGGGGAAAACCGTTGTTCGCAAAAGTTCGGCAGAAAGCCGGATTGGGGACAATCCGGATGCTTGTTTCCGGTGGCGCGGCCATACCGCCTGAGATCGCCCGTTTTTTCAATCTCCTGGGGATCGATTTCATACAGGGATACGGCATGACGGAGTGTTCGCCGGTCATATCGGTAAATCGTCCGAGCGATATCACGTTCGCCTCAGTTGGTCCGCCGCTTCCTAATGTGGAGGTGAAGATCGACCAGCCCGATGATACCGGGGTTGGTGAGATCATGGTTCGCGGCGGGTGTGTCACGTCCGGATATCGCGCTAATCCCGCCAAGACCGCCGAGCTGCTTCGCGACGGCTGGCTGCATACGGGCGATATAGGCTGTATCAGGGACAGGCATCTTTATATCACCGGCCGAAGCAAGAATGTCATCGTGTCTGCTGCCGGCAAGAATATTTACCCGGAGGAGATAGAGGAAAAGCTGCTCGAATCCCCCTATATTCTCGAGACTGTTGTTTTCGGTCGCAAGAAAGAGGGGAGGCAAGGTGAGGAAGTACGCGCCATAATTGTGCCGGACCTGGAGCAGTTTCGCGCCGAATACGACCTCGTCACGGCCGATTCGGATCCGGACTTGCTGAAGCGGGTCATTGGCGAAGCAGTGGAGACCGTCAACGGCCAGATGGCAGAGTTCAAACGGATAAGCAGCTATATTGTGCAGGTCCAGGAACTCGAAAAGACTTCCACCAAGAAGGTGAAGCGATACGTGTACAACCGGTCGGATGCTGATGGTTCTCCCGCGGGCGGAGGAGTTGTTTGA
- the pilM gene encoding type IV pilus assembly protein PilM — protein sequence MLFSRKSTSTVGLDVGASSIKLVKLDHSRNGHSVSAIGIRELPPEAIVADEIRDREAVIFNIQSLIDQTDPKIRDVVVSISGHGVITDKFTIDKKTGPEAEQAILFETEQRAPFDVDDVTLDYHIIKTDDDINKMDVLLVAARKEYLRMYLGLIEDCGLRPVVVDDDAFAILNAYEYNYEADPTKVTALVNVGHDVTNITYLAEGLFKATRDVSAGTREIYNAIQREFRLSPELTSKAMKGEMTDSVDQDMLKATITSACDELISGVELAFSYFKSQAKLDRIDWLVLSGGGALVPYVPEYLQSKLNIPLELSNPLRTVDYDPELFQYLQPEKIAPLLAVSVGLAMRKVR from the coding sequence ATGTTGTTCTCACGCAAAAGCACAAGCACCGTTGGGCTCGACGTCGGCGCCAGTTCGATCAAGCTGGTCAAGCTGGATCATTCCCGCAACGGGCACTCGGTGTCGGCGATCGGCATCCGCGAGTTGCCGCCGGAAGCGATTGTGGCCGACGAGATTCGCGACCGCGAGGCGGTCATTTTCAACATCCAGTCGTTGATCGATCAGACCGACCCCAAGATCAGGGACGTGGTGGTGTCCATCTCCGGGCACGGGGTGATCACGGACAAGTTCACGATCGACAAGAAGACCGGGCCGGAAGCGGAGCAGGCGATTCTGTTCGAAACCGAACAGCGGGCGCCGTTCGATGTCGACGACGTCACGCTGGATTACCATATCATCAAGACCGATGACGACATCAACAAGATGGACGTCCTCCTGGTGGCGGCCCGCAAGGAATATCTGCGCATGTACCTCGGGTTGATCGAAGATTGCGGTCTGAGGCCGGTGGTGGTTGATGACGATGCGTTCGCCATCCTGAACGCGTACGAATACAACTACGAGGCGGACCCCACCAAAGTCACGGCCCTGGTGAATGTCGGGCACGATGTCACCAATATCACCTATCTGGCCGAGGGGTTGTTCAAGGCCACGCGTGACGTGTCGGCCGGAACGCGTGAGATTTACAACGCCATTCAGCGTGAATTCCGTCTCAGCCCGGAACTGACCAGCAAGGCCATGAAGGGGGAGATGACGGACTCGGTCGACCAGGACATGCTCAAGGCGACCATCACGTCGGCGTGTGACGAACTGATATCCGGTGTCGAGCTGGCCTTCTCGTATTTCAAGTCACAGGCCAAGCTTGACCGGATCGACTGGCTGGTGCTTTCCGGTGGCGGCGCGCTGGTGCCGTACGTGCCGGAGTACCTGCAGTCCAAGTTGAACATACCTCTGGAACTATCCAACCCGCTGCGCACCGTGGATTACGATCCCGAGCTGTTCCAGTATCTGCAGCCGGAGAAAATCGCGCCGCTTCTGGCAGTGTCGGTCGGTCTGGCCATGCGGAAAGTGAGGTAA
- the pilQ gene encoding type IV pilus secretin PilQ: MKRPIAALLMLALVTALALPVGGAEERKDPTQPIKNLQFQSADIRAVLTFLADYGGVNVVVAPSVQGTVTIKLQDVMWRNAMDIIGRTYGLSVVEEKDYIRVLPQDDYRKEVTELEKHNQEQRQLAALETKIIKISNSTSDDIVSAVKSLMTERGKATSDARSNSIIIQEVPTNMQKVLDYIAELDKPARQIKISAQLVEVSSNDLRELGIKWTAEGTYTSEKGNTYTQTAEVLANRNSDVAARYSVTALTGDWTASAIVEALEKSGKGKIIAHPEITTIDNKEAKIQMGQKVPIKQFDQSGNVVTRFEQVGTILTVTPHITAENQILMNLAPERSTYEFDPNGVIINTSNAATHVIVEDGQTAVIGGLTTQDEVESVTGIPVLKDVPLLGALFRYSNKRTENRDLVIFVTPTIVDKDLASKN; encoded by the coding sequence ATGAAGAGGCCCATTGCAGCTTTGTTGATGCTGGCGCTGGTAACTGCACTGGCGCTGCCGGTCGGAGGCGCCGAGGAACGTAAAGACCCGACGCAACCGATCAAGAACCTGCAGTTCCAGTCCGCCGATATTCGTGCGGTCCTGACGTTCCTGGCCGATTACGGCGGCGTCAATGTGGTTGTCGCTCCGAGTGTACAGGGGACAGTGACCATCAAGCTGCAGGACGTCATGTGGCGGAACGCCATGGACATTATCGGCCGGACGTACGGCCTGTCGGTTGTGGAAGAGAAGGACTATATCCGGGTGCTTCCCCAGGACGACTATCGCAAGGAAGTGACTGAGCTCGAGAAACACAACCAGGAACAGCGACAGTTGGCGGCCCTCGAGACCAAGATCATCAAGATCTCCAACTCGACGTCCGACGATATCGTCAGCGCCGTCAAGTCGCTGATGACCGAGCGCGGCAAAGCGACCAGCGACGCTCGCTCCAATTCGATAATCATCCAGGAAGTCCCCACCAACATGCAAAAGGTGCTGGACTATATTGCCGAGTTGGACAAGCCGGCGCGGCAGATCAAGATCTCCGCGCAACTGGTGGAAGTCTCTTCCAACGACCTGCGCGAACTCGGTATCAAGTGGACGGCCGAGGGGACCTACACCTCTGAGAAGGGGAACACCTACACGCAGACCGCCGAAGTTCTGGCCAACCGGAACAGCGACGTGGCTGCCCGGTACAGCGTGACGGCTCTCACCGGCGACTGGACTGCTTCGGCCATCGTCGAGGCGCTTGAGAAGTCCGGTAAGGGGAAGATCATCGCCCATCCGGAAATCACCACCATTGACAATAAAGAAGCCAAGATCCAGATGGGACAGAAGGTGCCGATCAAGCAGTTTGACCAGTCCGGTAACGTGGTCACTCGTTTCGAGCAAGTGGGTACCATTCTTACCGTGACTCCCCATATCACTGCCGAGAACCAGATCCTCATGAATCTGGCGCCAGAGCGGTCAACCTATGAATTCGACCCGAACGGCGTCATCATCAATACCAGCAACGCAGCCACTCACGTGATCGTCGAGGACGGCCAGACGGCTGTCATAGGCGGGCTGACGACTCAGGATGAAGTCGAATCAGTGACCGGCATACCGGTGCTCAAGGACGTACCGTTGTTGGGCGCGTTGTTCCGCTACAGTAACAAGCGGACAGAGAACCGGGACCTGGTGATCTTCGTGACGCCGACCATTGTGGACAAGGATCTGGCGTCGAAGAATTAG